The sequence below is a genomic window from Mesotoga infera.
GCTAGGAGGCTCCACAACACCGGCGACAACGGCTCCCGCCCCAATGTGACAATTGGCTCCAATTATTGCCCTGCCTCCTACTACTACGTTCATATCTATCATAGTTCCTTTGCCAATCACCGCGCCGACATTGAGAACGGCCCCCATCATTATGACCGCGTTGTCTCCAATTTCAACGAGATCACGAATAATAGCTCCCGGTTCGATACGAGCCCTGTACTTCGTGAGATCGGCGAGGGGAAGGGCAGAATTTCTCGCCCTTATTTCGATGTGGTGACCAACAATCTTGTCTCTGTTGGCCTCGATCACTCCGTTTATATCTTTCAGATCGCCGAAGAGGATTCCAAAGTCTTTGCCTCCGACGAATTCTACACCCGCTATCGAAAGCTCAGCCAAATCCCCCGCGATGTGGCATATTGCGGGGGTCTTTTTCTTC
It includes:
- a CDS encoding 2,3,4,5-tetrahydropyridine-2,6-dicarboxylate N-acetyltransferase, coding for MDAETIIKMIKDSKKKTPAICHIAGDLAELSIAGVEFVGGKDFGILFGDLKDINGVIEANRDKIVGHHIEIRARNSALPLADLTKYRARIEPGAIIRDLVEIGDNAVIMMGAVLNVGAVIGKGTMIDMNVVVGGRAIIGANCHIGAGAVVAGVVEPPS